GCAAAATATCAGCCAAAACCACCTAAATCCTTGCCAAAATTTGTCCGTTCTTTATCGTTTGCCCAACCTCCACTTCGATTGAATTTACTACGCCGTCCTTTGGAGCTACTACCTCTATCTCCATTTTCATGGCCTCTAGGATAAACATCTTTTGACCCTTTGTCACCTTTTCACCGACTTTAACTAAAATTTTAAAGACATTTCCAGGTAGCGTGCTTAACACCGCTTCGCCGCTGCCGTTTTCGTTTGTAGACTTTTTTCCCGTAGGTGAAATTTCAGGCGGCAAAAGCATAGCATCACTTGCAGGTTTTACACTCTTAATCTCAACCGCTCCGCTTGCGCTATCGTAAATTTCAACCTCAAATTTCTTGCCGTTTACTACGACGTTATATTTTTCCTTTATTGGCTCTCTGCTCTCTTTTGCGGTGCAAATTTGCTCGCCGGCAGTTTGCGAAATTTTACGCACATTTACCTTGCCTTCGCCTTTTAAGAATGCAATTCCCTTTTCTTTACAGGCTGCTGCGATAAATATGTTTTCTTCGCTTACCTCAATACCCTCTTTTTCAAGAAGCTCTTTTGTGAATTTTACCGACTTTGTCTCGTCACGATCAGCTATGTCTATGGCGTTTTCTTTAGTAGGCTTAAGTCCCAGCTGCTCGCTTGCAAGTTTTACAACCTCTTTATCAGGCTTTGATGGAGTCTTGCCGAAGTATCCAAGCACCATTTTGCCGTATCCGTCGGCGATTTTCTTCCATTTGCCAAAGAGTACGTTATTAAAAGCTTGTTGAAAATAAAACTGGCTCACAGGAGTTACAGATGTGCCATAACCGCCCTTTTCTACGACTTCGCGCATAGCGTCGATCACATCAGGAAATTTATCTAAGATATTATTATCTCTCATCATTTGAGTATTTGCAGTTAGTGCGCCGCCCGGCATAGGAGAAAACGGTATCAGCGGGCTTACTTCGGTCGCTTCTGGCGGGATGAAGTAGTCTTTTAGGCACTCTTTTAGCACTCTTTCGTATTTTAGCACTCTCTCCACATCAAGTCCGCCAAGGTCAAATTCTTTACACTTTAAAGCGTGCAGCATAGTAAGTATATCAGGCTGGCTTGTGCCCCCACTTACAGGACTTGCAGCTAGATCTATACCGTCGGCTCCCGCTTCAAGCGCGGCTAGATAGCACGCCACGCTAACGCCTGCGGTTTCGTGAGTGTGAAGTCTGATGTGAGTTTTTTCCGGAAGTAGTTTGCGAGCCATTTTGATAGTTTCATAGACTTTTTGTGGGCTGCTTGTGCCGCTTGCATCTTTAAAGCAAACGCTATGATAAGGAATGTCTGCGTCTAAAATTTCTCGTAAAATTCGCTCGTAAAACGCCACATCGTGAGCGCCCACGCATCTTGGAGGCAGATCCATCATAGTTACTACAACTTCGTGCTTAAGTCCGTGATGAACTATCCTCTCGCCTGAGTATTTTAAATTTTCCACATCGTTAAGCGCGTCAAAATTTCTAATCGTAGTCGTGCCGTGCTTTTTAAAAAGTTTAGCGTGAAGATCGACAAGTTCGCGGCTTCCCGTATCAAGAGTTACGGTATTAACACCTCTGCTTAGAGTTTGCAGGTTTGCTTCAGGTCCTACGATTTCTCTAAATTTATCCATCATAGTAAAAGCGTCTTCATTCAGATAAAAATAAAGGCTCTGAAAGCGCGCTCCGCCGCCAAATTCAAAGTGTGTGATACCGGCTTCTTTCGCTGCGCTAACCGCAGGCAAAAAGTCATCCATAAGAACTCTTGCACCAAATACGGACTGAAATCCGTCCCTAAAGGTGGTATCCATAATATCTATAAACTTCTTTGGCATAGGCTACCTTTTTCACTTTATAAATTTGGTCTTAAAATAGACTGGCAATATAAAAATATATCGCCGATAATTCTATCTTTATTTGCTTTAATTAAAAATTATAATCATACCCTCTTTATAAACTTTCGACCGATTACTTGCTAGGCTTAGTTAGCTCATATGAAAATTCTATATTCTTACTCTCACTTGGATTTAGGTAAAATTTCCAGCTTATCTCGCCTTTTTTAGATATCTCACTCTCTTTTGGATTGTTTTTGGTGGATACGCTTACACTTTCGTGCGTAGGCACAGGAAGTCTATCTATCAAAGTTACGCTCCATGCGGAATTTGAATTATTTTTAACCTCGTAATTATAGCCTTCCAAAATTTTACTCTTTGCTCCAAAAAACGACTCTTTAGTAAAATTTGTATTTTTCTCTTTTTTCACATTTATTAGATCATTCTTACCAAAGTAGACATGACTCTCACTATTTGGTTCAGCTTTAAAATTTAAAGCCTTGCCTATACTTACCCCATCTATTTTAAAAGTGGTAAGAGCATACTCTATGCTTTTTAAAGGAGTGAAATTTGCCTTTATATAAGCATTTGAGTCGGCATATCCATCTATAATGATCTCAAATTTTGCATCTAAATTCTGCTTGTCGTAAGTAAATACACTCTCCTCGTCCGACTTTAAGTTGACTTTTGAAATTTTCCATACATTAGCAAGGGTATTTTGCACATTTTGACTATCTACATCACTATTGTATGCGCGCTTAGCGCTTGACTCAAGAGGCATCATTCCACCCGCATCTTTCATCGTCTTATAAGAGACTTTTTCTGTTTCTGGTTTGCCCTCATACCAAGGATTAAATCTAGGAGGAGTCAAATTTGATGAGTAATAAAACGGATAAAGTACTATAGTTAGATTATTCATATCGATACTTAATGGATTTTTTACCACCAAATTTTGCTCTATATATATTTTTGACTTTGTAGTATCTGCTAAAATTTTATTTTGTGTGTTGATGTTAAGTTTTACAGGATATGAAATTTTCACAAACTTTGGGTCACACTCAAAGTCAAGATCGGCCTTTTTAATTTTTTTTAGATTATAAGCATTTATCTTCTTATTTAGCTCTTTAATCTCCTCTTTTAGGGATGTTTGTTCGTTTAAATTTTGCAAAACCGCATCATAAAATTTATCGCTATCTGATTTTACATTCTCGACATTTGACACCTTGATAGGATTTGTAATAGTGATAAATTTAAATTTCTCATCAAGCGCAACAAGCTTATTATTAAGCAAAGAAAGCTTTTTAACATCTGCCTCATACTGCTCGTAAATCTTATTTTTAATGAGTTCGGGCTCTTTTAAGATAATGCTTCTTAGCTCGCACGAAGCAGAGATATCAACATCGTTTGCGTTGATATTTTCCGGTAAATTTACACTAAAAGAGCTTTTTTGATTTGTAAAATTTTGATGTAAGAAGCTTTGATTTTTATATACTTCAAGCAAGCTTTCATCAGCCATTGCGCAAATCATAAGCGCTGAGGTAAGAGCAATTTCTTTCATACCAACCCCCTGTTTTAGAATTTGAGTTAATTATACTCTTAAAGGATTAATATTTGAATTTAAAAACTCTTTCTAAACAATCTTTTGCATAATTTATAAAAGTATGACCACAAATGCCACCAAAACCAAAATCTGCAAAATTATAAACGGTATAACCCCCCTATAAATATCTGTAGTTTTTATAGACGATGGCGCCACTCCCTTTAGATAAAACAGGCTAAAACCAAAAGGCGGAGTCAAAAACGAAGTCTGTAAATTCATAGCCACAATAATGGCAAAATATAGAGGATTGATACCCAAATTTGCAACTATCGGCACTAAAATAGGCAAAACTATATATGATATCTCAACGAAATCTATAAAAAATCCAAGAGCAAAAATTACAATCATGGTTAATAGTATAAAACCCCATTTTTCACCGGGTAAATTTGACATTACCTCTTCTACTATCTCATCTCCTCCCGTATAGCTAAAAACCATTGAAAAAGCAGTTGCGCCGACAAGGATAGTAAATACTATGGCCGTGGTTTTTACAGTCTCTTCAAGGGTTTCTTTTAGCATTTTAAATGAAAATGTCTTATAAAATATGGATAAAACTAGAGCTCCTACGCAACCAAATGCAGAGCTCTCAGTAGGTGTGGCAATACCGTTAAATATAGAACCCAAAACAAGCAATACAAGCACAAGAGGAGGCAAGATAGCCTTGAGAGCATTAAAAATTTGTTTGCTCTTTGGAATTTCGCTTTCTGTGACAACAGACGGAGCGTAATCTTTATGTAGATAAGAAACAACAAGAATATATACTATATATACACCAACAAGAGTTAGTCCTGGAGCTACGGCACCCTTAAATAGATCGCCCACAGGCACGGAAAACACATCGCCTAAAATTATAAGCACTATAGACGGAGGAATGATTTGCCCAAGAGTTCCTGATGCGCATATGGTTCCACAGGCTAAAGATTTATTGTATTTATATTTAAGCATTACAGGAAGGCTCATAACACCCATTGCGACGACACTTGCGCCAACAACTCCTGTTGAAGCCGCAAGCAAAGCTCCTACTAAAACAGTGCTTATAGCCACACCACCGCGAATTTCACCAAACAAAAACGCCATTGATTCAAGCAAACGCTCAGCAAGCTTTGTCTTTTGTAAAACAATACCCATAAACACAAATAGTGGAACGGCGATGAGAATTTTATTCTCCATGATTGAGAAAATTCTATATGGCATAAAAGCAAACATCTCTTTAAAAACTTCAAGTCCGCCAATAAAGCCGCCACCATCTCCAAAGCTCTCAACCATGCCACCAATAAGACCAAAAAGAACCGCAACAGCTCCAAATGTAAAAGCGACAGAAAAGCCTATACCAAGCATCAAAAGAGCGGCTATAAACATAACTATACCGGTCATTTTACCCTCTTTTCTTAGCTGCTATATATAAATTTAGATGTTTTATAAAATATCCTATACTAAAAAATATCAAAAGATAGAATGATAAAGGAATAAACGCCTTAATAATCCATCTATAAGGAAGCCCACCGGGATCGCTACTTCCTTCACCGGATTCATAAGCCTCTAATACATAATCAAACGAAAGCCAAGAAACCAAAAGCGCAATAGGAAGTATAAAAAATATAACACCTAGCATATTGATTAAGGCCTTTGTTTTAGGACTAAATCCCTCATAAAAAACATCAACTCTTACATGCACATCTTCTTTTAGAGCATAGCTCATGCCAAGCATGATAATAATCGCAAAAAAGTGCCACTCAAGCTCTTGAAGTCCAACATTTCCGTATTTAAAAAAATATCTTGCAACGACATTAAAAAACACATCAACTATCATTAATAGCATAACAAACATACAAATATACCCGATGATATTAGCTAATTTATTAAAAAACATCTCCGCTTTTAAAAGTTTTTCTTCCACAACCCTACCCCACAATCTGCTTAATCATAATCGCCACAACACAACTTGGCGCAACAAATCTAAGTAAAAAATACCAAATTTCAAAAATCACAGCTCCCATATATGGTACAAATAGCGCACTCAAGCTCTCTTTTTTCATAAAAAATCCAACAAAAATCGCTATAACTATACCTCCAAGTGGCAGCATAATATTTGAGCTTATATAGTCTAATATATCAAAAAACCCTTTGCCAAAGAAAGTTAGATGATCTTTAAAATTTTCTATATTTGATAAAGCACAAAGAACTCCTAAAATATATACGCTCACCCCCACTATAAAAATGGCTTTAGAACGAGAAATTTTAAACTCTTTTGTTATATAAAATATCAAAGGCTCCACCATAGAGATAGCAGATGTAAGTCCCGCAAAAACAAGGGCTGTAAAAAACGCAAAGCTTAGTAAATTTCCTATAGCCCCAAGTTTAGCAAAAAGCGTAGGAAGCGAGATAAAAGCAAGTCCAACACCTTGACTTGGCTGCTCGTTAAACTCAAATACAAATGTAAATACGATAAGTCCTATAACAACGCTAAATACGATGTTTAGAATAACTACATATAGAGATGATGTAAACAAATTTGTCTTATCATCAAGACTGGTTGAATAGGTAATTATCGCGCCAATTCCCACGCACATTGTAAAAAATGCAAGTCCAAGCGCCATAAATACGGCTTCACCAGTAATCTTTGAAAAATCAGGTACTAATAAAAATTTAGCAGCTTCGCCAAATCCGCTCATCTGCATTGAGTAAATTAGCATCAATATTAAAAGAATAGAAAAGGCAGGTAACAACCATAAATTTATACGCTCTATCCCTCTTTTTACACCCTTTGCAAGGATTATAAAATATGCAAAAAGCGCTATAGTAAAATATAAAATTTGACCTACAATATCGCTTGATATAAATTTAGTAAAATTTTGAGCTGAGTCACTTATCTGAGAAGGCAAAGAACCTAAAGACAAAACGGCATATCTCATAACCCAACCTATAATGAGTGTATAAAACGAAGCTATAAATACACCAGTTATCATCATTATTCCGGCAAATCCCCAAAATTTGGAATTTGACGGAGCCAAATTTTTAAATGCATTTACTGGATCCGAATTTGAAATTTTACCCATAACCATCTCTGCAAAAAATATGCTAAGCCCCACTATAACGGCAAAAACAAGATACAAAAGCACAAAAGCGGAGCCTCCGTTGCTTCCTACCATATACGGAAATTTCCAAGCATTACCAAGCCCTATAGCAGCACCTACTATAGATAGGATAAAACCTATTTTAGAAAATTTATCACTCATTTTATTTTAGAATTTGATATATCATAATGGCCAAAACAGCAACAGGTATTACAAATCGTAGCAAGAAATACCATATCTCAAACATGGTTTTATTCATAAAACCGCTAAATAATATGTATATACCCTCTTTTTTGAGCACAAAACCCACAAATATACTAAATGTAATTGCACCTACTGGCATTATAAGATTTGAAGTTAAATAATCTAATATATCAAAAAATGGTTTTCCAAGCAGCTTAAATGATGTCGGCTCATAAAATGAAAGTATGCAAATAATTCCTAAGCTATATACAAAGATGGCTATATATACCAAGGCTCTTTTACGAGAAATTTTAAGCTTATTTATAAGATAAAATGTAAAAGGTTCTATCATAGAAACCGCACTTGTAATACCAGCAAAAAGAAGCGATGTAAAAAATGCTACAGCAAGAACATTGCCTACAACTCCAAGTTTAGCAAAAAGTGTGGCAAGAGAGACAAATATTAGCCCTGGTCCTCCTTGAGTAGTATCACCGCTATATGCAAAAACAAAGGTAAATACTATAAGCCCCATCATGATACCGACTAAGATGTTAATAAATATGATAGATAGGGTTGATTTGACCAAATTTGCTCCATCTGGCAAGCTAGCAGCATATGTAGGCACAGTACAAACACCCATAGAAAGTGAGAAAAATGCAAGTCCTAATGCCTGAAGAACAATATCTGGAGTGATTTTACTAAAATCTGGCACAAATAAAAACTCAGCAGCCTTAAAAAATCCATCGCCCATAGTAAGAGAGTAGGCAAGCATGATTAAAAGCAAAATAAAAAGCGATGGCATCATCCATACATTTAGCTTCTCTATGCCGCTTTTTATACCTTTTGAGACTACATAAAATACGATAAAAAATACTATGCTAAAGCACATGGCCGAGCTTACAAAATCATTAGTTATAAGATTTCCAAATGCCGCACCAGCCTCATCGGTAGTAGATGGAAGACTTGAAAAGCTCAAAAATATATATTTTAATATCCATCCTATGACAAGTAGATAAAAAGAAGCTATAAGCACTCCTCCTATCATAAAAAATCCTGCCATAGACCACTGTTTTTTATATTTAGGAGCAAGTTTTTCAAAAGAGTGCACAGGATCTGTTTCTCCAAGCTTTCCTATGCTAAGTTCCGCTAAAAATGCGACAAAGGCTATACCAAAAGTCAAAACTAGATAAAGGACTATAAAGGCTGAACCGCCGTTATTGCCAACCATTGTAGGAAATTTCCAAGCATTTCCAAGACCTACGGCAGATCCTGCCATCGCTAATACAAAGCCTATTTTTGAGAATTTATCTTGCACGGATTAACCTTGAGATTCATAAAATTTGGATTTTACATTATCATAAAAAAACTTTTAATTTTTTAAATTTGATTAATAGAATAGTAAAAAACGAAACAATATAAAAATATTTTGTAAATTTGTAACACTTTCATTATATTTCCTATTTTTTAAATTTTTAAGTAATTCAAAGCTAATTTTATATAAAATACGAGTTCAAAAAGTTTCAAAGTAGGGGATAAATCCGAAATGACTTTAAATTTCTAAGGAGAATTCATGAAAAAGTTTCTTTTTCTAATGGCAGCATTTGCTTCTTTCGCATTTGCAGCAGATGGTGGCGAAATGCTAAAATCTTACACAGTTCTTGCTGCGGCTATAGTTCTAGGTATAGCAGCTTTTGGTGGCGCTATAGCTATGGGAAATACAGCTTCTGCAACAATTACAGGAACAGCTAGAAACCCTAGCATCGGAAGCAAACTTATGACAACTATGTTCGTTGCTCTTGCGATGATCGAAGCACAAGTTATCTATGCTCTTGTTATTTGTTTGATCCTTCTTTACGCAAACCCAATGTTATAATAACTCAGCCCGATTACGGGCTGACTCTTCTCTAATTTTACTTCTGTTGCGATCATGGTGGAATTGGTAGACACGCTATCTTGAGGGGGTAGTGCCAGTAGGTGTGCGAGTTCAAATCTCGCTGATCGCACCATTTAAAACTTATTAAAATTGATAAATATAGAATAGAAATTTATAGTATAAAGGAGCAAATTGCCCCTTTATACTCCTACATAAATACAGGAATTGTAGTATTTTTAAGAAAATATCTAGATGTACCGCCCAAAAATATTTCTAAAAATCCGTTTTCACCATGTCTTCCAGCCACTATAAGATCGAAATTCCCATCTTTTGCGCTCTTTAAAAGAGCTTCTCCAGGCACTGCCGTAGTAGTCACTATTTCAAAAGTAGCCTTGATATCATGGATATCTAAATATTTTTCAAGCTTTTTCAAGCTTTCTTCTACAGACTCATCGTTAAGGCTTGTTCTGCAAGTTATACAATGAACCCTCTTGGCTTTCTTTAAAAGCTCTATCGAGCTTGAGAGAGCACGCGAATTTTGGATAGAGCCATTCCAGCTAACTAAAATATTATCCGTGCTAAATTTCTTTAAATTTCTTGGTATTGTAATAGCAGTTTTTCCACTTTTTAATACTGCCGCTTCAAATGTACCGGTTATCTTGCCATCAAGCGGTACAGCAGCTATGACCATATCACAAAATTTAGACTCCTGCTCTACCAAAATACTTCTTTTTCCACTTTTTGTAATGAAATTTGCACTTGCTCTGCCTGTTGGCTTATCGCTTATTTCGATATCAAGTTCTGCACAAAGCTTTTTAAAGATCTCTTCATTTTGATTATGTTCCACCTTAAGCTCATTATGAGCAGCTTTTAAAAACTCCTCATATAAAACACCGCCCCTAAGAGCCATTTTCATATTATACACAACACTTGGATCAAGCTGAGAAGCCAAAATTTCTACATAAGTATCAAAATGCTTGGCTATAAGCAAAGCACCATACATACGTTCTTTTACATCATCTCCTGCACCTATTGGGAAAAATAACTTCTTACACTGCACGATACTCTCCTTTTAAATTTTACTCAGCTAAAACAAGGGAAATTTTATGCCCTTTTTGCTCACTTACTTTTACTCTCACCACATCGCCTTCTTTTAAAGGTGTAGAAATTTTAGAAATATGAAGCAATCCGTCAACTCCATCTTTTAATCCTACAAAGGCACCAAATTCTACTACTTTTTTGACCTCTCCTTCAAATTCATCGCCAATATTAAATGTAGGTTTTGACTTCTCTTTATCTCTGTCTCTGCCGTCTCTTCTCTTTCCGCCACCAAAGCCGTTTTTAGAGACATCTTTTGAGACTATTTGGATGATATAATCTTTTGCCGCATCAACCTTTGTCTTTTGAGCTCCTGCGATTTTTACCTCACCTTTTTCTCTATCAAGATCTATTGATACCTCAAACTTCTCTATAATTTCTTTTATAGTTTTTCCAGCCTGACCGATAATATCAACTATCTTGCCAGGATCTACGCTAAATAACTCAAGCTTAGGTAAAATTTCTTCATTTACAGCAATTTCCTTATCGGCTTTTTCCATTAAGTTTAAGATATGAAGTCTGCCCTCTTTGGCTTGCTCAAGAGCTTCTTTTAGCACTTCCAGACTAATTCCGCCAAGCTTTATATCCATCTGAAGCGCGGTTATGCCATCCTTGCTACCCGCAACTTTAAAGTCCATATCTCCATCGTGATCTTCAAGACCCATTATATCCGTCAAAACGGCATGTTTATCACCTTCAAATATAAGCCCCATAGCCACGCCGGCAACAAGTTTTGCACTATTTACACCTGCGGCGCGAAGTGCTAATGAACCACCGCAAACGCTGGCCATAGAGCTTGAGCCATTAGATTCTAAAATCTCAGAAACCAAACGAATAGTATAAGGGGAGTTGATATCTATACTAGGAGATAAAGCACGTTTAGCTAAATTTCCGTGCCCTAGTTCGCGTCTACCAGGTGCTTTTAGAGGACTAGCTTCACCGACGCTAAATCCAGGGAAGTTATAGTTAAACATAAATTTATCAATAACAGCCGACTTTTCTGTTAGCATATCATACATTTGCGCATCGCTATCAGTGCCAAGAGTCGCTACTACAAGGGCTTGAGTCTGACCTCTTGTAAATAGACAACTTCCGTGAGCATTTGGCAATATATTTGTCTCTATAGAGATTGGGCGCACATCCTTAAGCCCTCTGCCATCTGCCCTTGTTTTTTCATTAATAATCTGCTCTCTAACCATCTTTTTCTTAAATTTGCCAAGGACGTTCATTATCACATCCTCGCTCCAGCCCTCTTTTTGAGCAACATCATCAGCAAAAATTTGCTTAGCTATCTTTCCTAGCTCACTAGCTCTTTCACTTTTTGCCATTTGATTGATCGCAAATTTTACCTCTTTTGTATAAAACTCATCAAGATAGATAGCAATGCTTTCATTCTCTATTTCCGGTTTTAATTCAAGCTGTGCGTCCTCTTTTTTATGAGCCAAAAACGCCTCTTCATATGCATTAGACGCTCTAAGTATGGCCTTGCCGGCTTCAGATATTGCCTCTAGTATCAAATCTTCGCTAAATTCATTCATGTCTTGCTGCAATATTATTCCGTCATTGATATTTGGATCCATCATAGGATCAATCGCCATCATCGGTACCGCTTCACTCTTTGCTTGAGCGATACTTCTCATCTCTATCATCAAAAGCTCATCTTTAACACCGGCCACATAAAGATCAAGTGCGCTTGTTTTTAGTTCGCTATTACTAGGATTTATAACAAATTTATTATCTATATATCCCACTCTTACACCGCAAACCGGTTGACTTACAGGAATATCGCTAAGATATAGTGCCACTGAGGCCGCATTTAAGGAGACCACTTGCAAATCCACTTCCGGATCTGCAGATAGAACCATTACCACAATTTGAGTAGGATACGCATAGCCCTTTGGAAAGAGAGGTCTTAAAGAGCGATCTATAATACGAGCCGTTAGGGTCTCAAAATCACCAGGTTTTGTCTCTCTTTTAACATATCCTCCAGGAATTTTGCCCGCAGCATAGGTCTTTTCTATATACTGAACCGTTAGAGGTAAAAAGTCCTCTTCTACCTGCGAATCTTCACGAGCAACAGTGGCTAAA
This Campylobacter sp. RM16192 DNA region includes the following protein-coding sequences:
- a CDS encoding TRAP transporter large permease — its product is MTGIVMFIAALLMLGIGFSVAFTFGAVAVLFGLIGGMVESFGDGGGFIGGLEVFKEMFAFMPYRIFSIMENKILIAVPLFVFMGIVLQKTKLAERLLESMAFLFGEIRGGVAISTVLVGALLAASTGVVGASVVAMGVMSLPVMLKYKYNKSLACGTICASGTLGQIIPPSIVLIILGDVFSVPVGDLFKGAVAPGLTLVGVYIVYILVVSYLHKDYAPSVVTESEIPKSKQIFNALKAILPPLVLVLLVLGSIFNGIATPTESSAFGCVGALVLSIFYKTFSFKMLKETLEETVKTTAIVFTILVGATAFSMVFSYTGGDEIVEEVMSNLPGEKWGFILLTMIVIFALGFFIDFVEISYIVLPILVPIVANLGINPLYFAIIVAMNLQTSFLTPPFGFSLFYLKGVAPSSIKTTDIYRGVIPFIILQILVLVAFVVILL
- a CDS encoding DUF4139 domain-containing protein, giving the protein MKEIALTSALMICAMADESLLEVYKNQSFLHQNFTNQKSSFSVNLPENINANDVDISASCELRSIILKEPELIKNKIYEQYEADVKKLSLLNNKLVALDEKFKFITITNPIKVSNVENVKSDSDKFYDAVLQNLNEQTSLKEEIKELNKKINAYNLKKIKKADLDFECDPKFVKISYPVKLNINTQNKILADTTKSKIYIEQNLVVKNPLSIDMNNLTIVLYPFYYSSNLTPPRFNPWYEGKPETEKVSYKTMKDAGGMMPLESSAKRAYNSDVDSQNVQNTLANVWKISKVNLKSDEESVFTYDKQNLDAKFEIIIDGYADSNAYIKANFTPLKSIEYALTTFKIDGVSIGKALNFKAEPNSESHVYFGKNDLINVKKEKNTNFTKESFFGAKSKILEGYNYEVKNNSNSAWSVTLIDRLPVPTHESVSVSTKNNPKESEISKKGEISWKFYLNPSESKNIEFSYELTKPSK
- a CDS encoding sodium-dependent transporter — encoded protein: MSDKFSKIGFILSIVGAAIGLGNAWKFPYMVGSNGGSAFVLLYLVFAVIVGLSIFFAEMVMGKISNSDPVNAFKNLAPSNSKFWGFAGIMMITGVFIASFYTLIIGWVMRYAVLSLGSLPSQISDSAQNFTKFISSDIVGQILYFTIALFAYFIILAKGVKRGIERINLWLLPAFSILLILMLIYSMQMSGFGEAAKFLLVPDFSKITGEAVFMALGLAFFTMCVGIGAIITYSTSLDDKTNLFTSSLYVVILNIVFSVVIGLIVFTFVFEFNEQPSQGVGLAFISLPTLFAKLGAIGNLLSFAFFTALVFAGLTSAISMVEPLIFYITKEFKISRSKAIFIVGVSVYILGVLCALSNIENFKDHLTFFGKGFFDILDYISSNIMLPLGGIVIAIFVGFFMKKESLSALFVPYMGAVIFEIWYFLLRFVAPSCVVAIMIKQIVG
- a CDS encoding biotin/lipoyl-containing protein, with protein sequence MPKKFIDIMDTTFRDGFQSVFGARVLMDDFLPAVSAAKEAGITHFEFGGGARFQSLYFYLNEDAFTMMDKFREIVGPEANLQTLSRGVNTVTLDTGSRELVDLHAKLFKKHGTTTIRNFDALNDVENLKYSGERIVHHGLKHEVVVTMMDLPPRCVGAHDVAFYERILREILDADIPYHSVCFKDASGTSSPQKVYETIKMARKLLPEKTHIRLHTHETAGVSVACYLAALEAGADGIDLAASPVSGGTSQPDILTMLHALKCKEFDLGGLDVERVLKYERVLKECLKDYFIPPEATEVSPLIPFSPMPGGALTANTQMMRDNNILDKFPDVIDAMREVVEKGGYGTSVTPVSQFYFQQAFNNVLFGKWKKIADGYGKMVLGYFGKTPSKPDKEVVKLASEQLGLKPTKENAIDIADRDETKSVKFTKELLEKEGIEVSEENIFIAAACKEKGIAFLKGEGKVNVRKISQTAGEQICTAKESREPIKEKYNVVVNGKKFEVEIYDSASGAVEIKSVKPASDAMLLPPEISPTGKKSTNENGSGEAVLSTLPGNVFKILVKVGEKVTKGQKMFILEAMKMEIEVVAPKDGVVNSIEVEVGQTIKNGQILARI
- a CDS encoding TRAP transporter small permease subunit, translated to MFFNKLANIIGYICMFVMLLMIVDVFFNVVARYFFKYGNVGLQELEWHFFAIIIMLGMSYALKEDVHVRVDVFYEGFSPKTKALINMLGVIFFILPIALLVSWLSFDYVLEAYESGEGSSDPGGLPYRWIIKAFIPLSFYLLIFFSIGYFIKHLNLYIAAKKRG
- a CDS encoding polyribonucleotide nucleotidyltransferase — encoded protein: MQYSIEVNNQVEIYDINKVAKQASGAVLLRVKNTVVLATVAREDSQVEEDFLPLTVQYIEKTYAAGKIPGGYVKRETKPGDFETLTARIIDRSLRPLFPKGYAYPTQIVVMVLSADPEVDLQVVSLNAASVALYLSDIPVSQPVCGVRVGYIDNKFVINPSNSELKTSALDLYVAGVKDELLMIEMRSIAQAKSEAVPMMAIDPMMDPNINDGIILQQDMNEFSEDLILEAISEAGKAILRASNAYEEAFLAHKKEDAQLELKPEIENESIAIYLDEFYTKEVKFAINQMAKSERASELGKIAKQIFADDVAQKEGWSEDVIMNVLGKFKKKMVREQIINEKTRADGRGLKDVRPISIETNILPNAHGSCLFTRGQTQALVVATLGTDSDAQMYDMLTEKSAVIDKFMFNYNFPGFSVGEASPLKAPGRRELGHGNLAKRALSPSIDINSPYTIRLVSEILESNGSSSMASVCGGSLALRAAGVNSAKLVAGVAMGLIFEGDKHAVLTDIMGLEDHDGDMDFKVAGSKDGITALQMDIKLGGISLEVLKEALEQAKEGRLHILNLMEKADKEIAVNEEILPKLELFSVDPGKIVDIIGQAGKTIKEIIEKFEVSIDLDREKGEVKIAGAQKTKVDAAKDYIIQIVSKDVSKNGFGGGKRRDGRDRDKEKSKPTFNIGDEFEGEVKKVVEFGAFVGLKDGVDGLLHISKISTPLKEGDVVRVKVSEQKGHKISLVLAE
- a CDS encoding F0F1 ATP synthase subunit C — translated: MKKFLFLMAAFASFAFAADGGEMLKSYTVLAAAIVLGIAAFGGAIAMGNTASATITGTARNPSIGSKLMTTMFVALAMIEAQVIYALVICLILLYANPML
- a CDS encoding universal stress protein; this encodes MQCKKLFFPIGAGDDVKERMYGALLIAKHFDTYVEILASQLDPSVVYNMKMALRGGVLYEEFLKAAHNELKVEHNQNEEIFKKLCAELDIEISDKPTGRASANFITKSGKRSILVEQESKFCDMVIAAVPLDGKITGTFEAAVLKSGKTAITIPRNLKKFSTDNILVSWNGSIQNSRALSSSIELLKKAKRVHCITCRTSLNDESVEESLKKLEKYLDIHDIKATFEIVTTTAVPGEALLKSAKDGNFDLIVAGRHGENGFLEIFLGGTSRYFLKNTTIPVFM
- a CDS encoding sodium-dependent transporter, translated to MQDKFSKIGFVLAMAGSAVGLGNAWKFPTMVGNNGGSAFIVLYLVLTFGIAFVAFLAELSIGKLGETDPVHSFEKLAPKYKKQWSMAGFFMIGGVLIASFYLLVIGWILKYIFLSFSSLPSTTDEAGAAFGNLITNDFVSSAMCFSIVFFIVFYVVSKGIKSGIEKLNVWMMPSLFILLLIMLAYSLTMGDGFFKAAEFLFVPDFSKITPDIVLQALGLAFFSLSMGVCTVPTYAASLPDGANLVKSTLSIIFINILVGIMMGLIVFTFVFAYSGDTTQGGPGLIFVSLATLFAKLGVVGNVLAVAFFTSLLFAGITSAVSMIEPFTFYLINKLKISRKRALVYIAIFVYSLGIICILSFYEPTSFKLLGKPFFDILDYLTSNLIMPVGAITFSIFVGFVLKKEGIYILFSGFMNKTMFEIWYFLLRFVIPVAVLAIMIYQILK